Proteins co-encoded in one Carcharodon carcharias isolate sCarCar2 chromosome 7, sCarCar2.pri, whole genome shotgun sequence genomic window:
- the LOC121280336 gene encoding FANCD2 opposite strand protein-like produces MMAFQLWDPWSPFDENFQWVGYSTNSLGKLDRAEIIQMPSPSDQEVALYLQDDVEIDDWNLLDLLGETGKVTPEMCYTSETDYDTTVVIHKPHPIKLSSVDAVFGRAITSRAPKLAGGFHASEGSAFTKIGVSSPMPTLTARYKINFIVMIYRQLLRVVTLIYTAYQKCFYVLQHQI; encoded by the coding sequence ATGATGGCATTTCAGCTGTGGGATCCTTGGTCTCCATTTGATGAGAATTTTCAGTGGGTTGGATACAGTACGAATTCCCTTGGGAAACTAGACAGAGCAGAGATAATACAGATGCCCTCACCGTCAGACCAGGAGGTAGCCCTCTACCTGCAAGATGACGTTGAAATCGATGACTGGAATCTCTTGGACCTTCTTGGGGAAACTGGGAAAGTCACTCCCGAGATGTGTTACACTTCAGAAACTGACTACGACACTACTGTAGTCATACATAAACCTCACCCCATCAAACTCAGCTCTGTTGATGCAGTATTTGGGAGAGCCATCACCAGCAGAGCACCAAAACTAGCGGGGGGCTTCCATGCTTCAGAAGGTTCAGCTTTCACCAAGATCGGCGTCAGTTCCCCCATGCCCACTTTAACTGCACGGTATAAAATTAACTTCATCGTGATGATTTACAGACAATTATTAAGAGTCGTCACCTTAATTTACACAGCTTACCAGAAATGTTTTTACGTGTTACAACATCAAATTTGA